The Rana temporaria chromosome 2 unlocalized genomic scaffold, aRanTem1.1 chr2r, whole genome shotgun sequence genome includes a window with the following:
- the NDUFV3 gene encoding NADH dehydrogenase [ubiquinone] flavoprotein 3, mitochondrial isoform X1 encodes MSAVTCFLFVLGKGAEPSGGSKTLVSFPVKQPHVWPSATGENAAHPSTILQHLEVGRESSVDPGQKTARSEPRQEEEDDSSSSSSSSSSSSDSDSDLEEDKKRKEAAEEKKKDQSDPKWGSKDPKTHTGQPGTRQQEIPGGEKAGEDSTHVPPAVGKRKPKLQKIPRAGEKATTGGQDLTGEPSEDVVPGVDTKSGKKTLSGVQDLAGEDLVDDPPAVDTKSMRKTPQSMEKTPSGGQDLAGEDLVDVAPAVDTKVQKTPQSMEKTPSGGQGLAGEDLVDVAPAVDTKSMEKTPSGGQDLAGEDLVDVAPAVDTKSMRKTPQSMEKTPSGGQDLTGEVLVDVAPTFGTEKPAYGEARAPEQAEEGRLASSRGQDVGETQSSGGNNKDPSEEPSVSSPDLSVESDDPSPAASLTPPPSAAPPPPSAVPPPASAAPSPEEPFDNSKYQNQQHFSYTPFTFVDYDVDLSTYRLPQPSSGRPSPFH; translated from the exons ATGTCTGCTGTGACGTGTTTTCTGTTTGTCCTAGGTAAGGGGGCGGAGCCCTCAGGAGGCAGCAAGACGCTGGTCTCCTTTCCTGTGAAACAGCCTCATGTCTGGCCATCGGCGACAGGTGAGAACGCAGCCCACCCGTCCACTATTCTCCAACACCTGGAGGTAGGAAGGGAAAGTTCTGTGGATCCGGGGCAGAAAACGGCAAGATCTGAACCTcgccaagaagaagaagacgattcctcctcctcttcctcctcctcctcctcatcatccgaCTCAGACAGTGACCTGGAGGAGGACAAAAAGAGAAAGGAAGCTGctgaggagaagaagaaagatcAATCCGACCCGAAATGGGGCTCCAAGGACCCGAAGACACATACGGGACAACCAGGAACTCGACAACAGGAAATCCCGGGAGGAGAGAAAGCGGGAGAAGACTCGACCCATGTCCCCCCAGCTGTGGGGAAACGGAAACCCAAGCTACAGAAGATACCCCGTGCGGGGGAGAAGGCAACCACTGGTGGCCAGGATCTCACTGGAGAACCATCGGAAGATGTTGTCCCGGGTGTGGACACAAAATCTGGGAAGAAGACACTCAGTGGTGTCCAGGATCTCGCTGGAGAAGACTTGGTGGATGATCCCCCGGCTGTAGATACAAAGTCTATGAGGAAGACACCCCAGTCTATGGAGAAGACACCCAGTGGTGGTCAGGATCTTGCTGGAGAAGACTTGGTGGATGTTGCCCCGGCTGTAGACACAAAAGTGCAGAAGACACCCCAGTCTATGGAGAAGACACCCAGTGGTGGTCAGGGTCTCGCTGGAGAAGACTTGGTGGATGTTGCCCCGGCTGTAGACACAAAGTCTATGGAGAAGACACCCAGTGGTGGTCAGGATCTCGCTGGAGAAGACTTGGTGGATGTTGCCCCGGCTGTAGACACAAAGTCTATGAGGAAGACACCCCAGTCTATGGAGAAGACACCCAGTGGTGGCCAGGATCTCACTGGAGAAGTCTTGGTGGATGTTGCCCCAACATTCGGCACGGAGAAACCAGCATATGGTGAGGCTCGGGCTCCAGAACAGGCTGAAGAGGGAAGACTTGCCAGCAGCCGGGGTCAGGATGTCGGAGAAACACAATCCTCTGGTGGGAACAACAAAGATCCTTCTGAAGAACCTTCAGTCTCCTCTCCGGATCTCTCGGTTGAATCGGATGACCCGTCACCAGCGGCTTCAT TGACTCCGCCTCCTTCAGCGGCTCCACCTCCTCCTTCAGCGGTCCCGCCTCCTGCTTCAGCGGCTCCATCCCCAGAAGAGCCCTTCGATAATTCCAAATATCAGAACCAACAGCACTTCTCCTACACCCCGTTCACCTTCGTGGATTATGACGTGGACCTCTCAACGTACCGCCTCCCTCAGCCTTCTTCTGGGAGACCCTCCCCCTTCCACTGA
- the NDUFV3 gene encoding NADH dehydrogenase [ubiquinone] flavoprotein 3, mitochondrial isoform X2, protein MSAVTCFLFVLGKGAEPSGGSKTLVSFPVKQPHVWPSATGENAAHPSTILQHLEVGRESSVDPGQKTARSEPRQEEEDDSSSSSSSSSSSSDSDSDLEEDKKRKEAAEEKKKDQSDPKWGSKDPKTHTGQPGTRQQEIPGGEKAGEDSTHVPPAVGKRKPKLQKIPRAGEKATTGGQDLTGEPSEDVVPGVDTKSGKKTLSGVQDLAGEDLVDDPPAVDTKSMRKTPQSMEKTPSGGQDLAGEDLVDVAPAVDTKVQKTPQSMEKTPSGGQGLAGEDLVDVAPAVDTKSMRKTPQSMEKTPSGGQDLTGEVLVDVAPTFGTEKPAYGEARAPEQAEEGRLASSRGQDVGETQSSGGNNKDPSEEPSVSSPDLSVESDDPSPAASLTPPPSAAPPPPSAVPPPASAAPSPEEPFDNSKYQNQQHFSYTPFTFVDYDVDLSTYRLPQPSSGRPSPFH, encoded by the exons ATGTCTGCTGTGACGTGTTTTCTGTTTGTCCTAGGTAAGGGGGCGGAGCCCTCAGGAGGCAGCAAGACGCTGGTCTCCTTTCCTGTGAAACAGCCTCATGTCTGGCCATCGGCGACAGGTGAGAACGCAGCCCACCCGTCCACTATTCTCCAACACCTGGAGGTAGGAAGGGAAAGTTCTGTGGATCCGGGGCAGAAAACGGCAAGATCTGAACCTcgccaagaagaagaagacgattcctcctcctcttcctcctcctcctcctcatcatccgaCTCAGACAGTGACCTGGAGGAGGACAAAAAGAGAAAGGAAGCTGctgaggagaagaagaaagatcAATCCGACCCGAAATGGGGCTCCAAGGACCCGAAGACACATACGGGACAACCAGGAACTCGACAACAGGAAATCCCGGGAGGAGAGAAAGCGGGAGAAGACTCGACCCATGTCCCCCCAGCTGTGGGGAAACGGAAACCCAAGCTACAGAAGATACCCCGTGCGGGGGAGAAGGCAACCACTGGTGGCCAGGATCTCACTGGAGAACCATCGGAAGATGTTGTCCCGGGTGTGGACACAAAATCTGGGAAGAAGACACTCAGTGGTGTCCAGGATCTCGCTGGAGAAGACTTGGTGGATGATCCCCCGGCTGTAGATACAAAGTCTATGAGGAAGACACCCCAGTCTATGGAGAAGACACCCAGTGGTGGTCAGGATCTTGCTGGAGAAGACTTGGTGGATGTTGCCCCGGCTGTAGACACAAAAGTGCAGAAGACACCCCAGTCTATGGAGAAGACACCCAGTGGTGGTCAGGGTCTCGCTGGAGAAGACTTG GTGGATGTTGCCCCGGCTGTAGACACAAAGTCTATGAGGAAGACACCCCAGTCTATGGAGAAGACACCCAGTGGTGGCCAGGATCTCACTGGAGAAGTCTTGGTGGATGTTGCCCCAACATTCGGCACGGAGAAACCAGCATATGGTGAGGCTCGGGCTCCAGAACAGGCTGAAGAGGGAAGACTTGCCAGCAGCCGGGGTCAGGATGTCGGAGAAACACAATCCTCTGGTGGGAACAACAAAGATCCTTCTGAAGAACCTTCAGTCTCCTCTCCGGATCTCTCGGTTGAATCGGATGACCCGTCACCAGCGGCTTCAT TGACTCCGCCTCCTTCAGCGGCTCCACCTCCTCCTTCAGCGGTCCCGCCTCCTGCTTCAGCGGCTCCATCCCCAGAAGAGCCCTTCGATAATTCCAAATATCAGAACCAACAGCACTTCTCCTACACCCCGTTCACCTTCGTGGATTATGACGTGGACCTCTCAACGTACCGCCTCCCTCAGCCTTCTTCTGGGAGACCCTCCCCCTTCCACTGA